The sequence below is a genomic window from Coffea arabica cultivar ET-39 chromosome 8e, Coffea Arabica ET-39 HiFi, whole genome shotgun sequence.
ATCATTCATTCACAGTAGCAAGTGTTCCTCTATCTGAGGATAAACCTCAACCAGACACCTTGCACCCAGACTGGATATACTTGGTAGCTTAAATCCAGCATCCACAAAGAGTTTTCCCATTCCTTCTCAGTTCTTTCTGTAGCAGGACCGAACGTGATCAGCATCTGCATGTCCATGTCGATCTGTGTTTGAAGTTGTACTTTATCTTGTATCTGGCTTTCCATTAGACTATCTATAATGACACTTTACCACCATTGTCTTTCTCTGGAATGGCCTTTCTGTAGTTCTTTCGAATTTTCAGTCTTGATCACTCCTATCATGGAGGATCTACTGTTCATACCATAAAAATCACACGTTACCATCTTGGATATATACTAGTTCGAGATCATGCAAGCAAAACAGTTCCGAAGAGAATAGCAAAAAGGGATGCAGAAAATCTTAAAATCCCCTAGAAGAGTGTCTTTTATTACCTTGAGTAAGATTCCAATGGCATAGGGTACACTTTCAAACAATTCTCCGGCAACGAAGTCCAAGTTCTCAGCTCCTTCTTGATTAGCAATTATATGTGGGGGATCAAACACAGTGCAGTTGATGCTAGGAAAGGTTTGGGCAATGGCCTTAGCAATTTTGCTTATGCCACCCCCAACATCAACCAAAGTTGTCAAGCCCTCAACCACAAACTTACGTTTGGCCCTCACAGTCTATATACACAAATGAGAATCGCTAGCCATGACTTCATTAAACAATTGCCTAAACCAGAGGGTTTCTATACCAGGGGTGTATTCGACCTTGTCATGTACTATTTTTTTAGAGTTCAACCTCGACTCAAATACTATTTGAGCTCAATTTCGAGTTCAATCGTAGCAGTCAAAAATTGGTATCTATTTTTCGTGATATTATTCATGGATCGGGTatgaattaaaatagaaaaaaattcaccataatTTTTTAATAGTCAATCTGAAAAGTAGAAATAAGAATTTAATAAGAGAGCAATTTCAAACACctaaaaaagggggaaaaaagaagCAAACTTAACAGAAcactttttccatcttttcGGATGAGGCTCTAATAAACATTTTCACAAGAGTACAAAAGAATTTTCATTctggaaaaaataaatataaaaaggttccatttaatttttttttttaaaagactaACAAAGAGTTGTTTTACTGAATTTAACTAAAAGAGTTGACAACCTTTGAAAAGATAAATATActtgcaaaaattaaagaatCTAGAGTTAGTAACTAGGAAACAAAAATAATACAGAAAGAGacaaagggaaaaaggaaattcTGAGTTAAATGAAAAAGAGATACAGTTACAAAAAaacgaaaaacaaaagaaaaaaaattatcgaACATATAAACGGAAGACGGAAGAAATAAGCAACCCTGCAACTAGTTGCAAAAGCATCAATCACTACTTCTCCCTGCTGCCAAGAAACTCGCTGCAAACTTTCATCTTGCTATCCCCTCCATCACCATTCTCTCCCTCCTAGACCCGAATAGATGCAGTCTCTCTCCTTTCAATCAAAGTATGCATAGATGCATGGAAATTTTTGACACCATCTCTTGACAGGTAATTGCACTTGCTGATTTCAATTTGATTTCATAAGAAACCTGATcacaattcaaaaattttgctgTGATTTTGAATCTAATTGCTCTTGGCATCTGAGTGAGGGGTTCACAATGTTTTTAAAAATCAGACCGAACAGGCTGATTCAATCGATCGAATCGCAAATCGGTCATACCTTTGGTCTAGTTCATAGCTTGGGTTGACAAAAACCGGTCAAAACCGGAAAAAACTAGTCAATTCGTTCAAACCATATCAAACCGAGAACCGTggtttattaatttttaaaatatttgattTCTTATTTCGATCAACTATCTAGTCTAACTAACCCTAAGACTAACTCCACATTCCACAATCCCAGCCTTCTCTTCTCTTTAGTCTTTGTACTTccatctttttgtttccttcttAAGACAAAAGTCCCAACTTCAATTCACTTCTTCGATCTccaattttctttgtttttatttcaaaaatacaaTCTCATTACTCAATGGCAGAGCATCCTAACTTCTAACCATATTTTTTTCTCCATGTATTCTTGCAAAAGTTGAAGCGCACGGCTTAGCAGTTAGCTAGTTAGCTCTGAAATTTCAAGCTATTACCATGTTAGCTTTacattttctctccttttttttttttgctcattGTTAGTTTGCTGTGTATATGTTTTTTATGGTCcgtattttttctatttaacttAGAATTATGggttaaattaaatattttgagttgattttaaaatatatcCACTATTGTTgtataaactttagaagaaaaaaatccaaattttacTATATTTCTTACGAAACTTCAATAATTGACGATGTCTTTGTTGGGTCACTGGCTAGAAACATTGCATTTATTTAGTGAAATGTGGATGTCTCAAGTCTGCTTACCAGTTATGAACTGAGTAAGCAAGCAATGCACATCTATTTTGATGAGGAGTTCGTTGATCCTCGGTGTCTCAGTACACCTTTGTAAACCACAACTTGAGCCCTTGGTCATATATTGTATTTTCTCTATTCGTAGAAATAAATTAATCTATcgtttctggaaaaaaaaaaaaaagtctgctTACCAGTTGTTTGATAAATTGCTTGAGAGGGACACATTTTGTTAAACGTTGTAATGATACGGTTAGATAGCCTGGAGTTCATAGTCGGTTTAGAAAATGAAACTGGAGTGGTTTCCGGAAGATGTCATAGATTCATAGTTGCAGCCTTATCctatttctttcttgttttggtcatataTAAAGCCTTTATATATTTCTTACAAGATATAAAGGTACCAAGCTCAAGTTACTGTAGCAATTGTGGTCCGGTTATTGCGGtaattttcatcaatttgagGGGCCTTTGGTTAGGGTGTCTTAGTGGGATGTGCTCTTAGTGGGTTATTGCAGTAATTTACACCAATTTGAGGGCCCTTTGGTTACGGTGGTGCCAATAACTATTCTTCATTTGTTGGTGGTTGCATGGAGCCACATTAGACTGGTTATTGGTGTAATATTGGCCAATTCAAGGAACTAATCGTTCCTACAATTAGAAATATATGATATAAAATCAAATAGGTGTAATATTAGCCACACTAGACCGGTTATTGGTGTAATATTGGCCAATTCAAGGAACTAATCGTTCCTAATTACAATTAGagtgttaaaaaaaatcaaaatttcaattcaaaatgaaaaatttaacTAATTTAACAATACTAAAACTATTGACTAGCTAActaatttaactataataaaatcaaaattttcctaattacAATTAgaaatatatgatataaatCAAATAGGTGTAATATTAGCCACATTAGACCGGTTATTGGTGTAATATTGGCCAATTCAAGGAACTAATCGTTCCTAATTACAATTagagtgttaaaaaaaaaatcaaaatttcaattcaaaatgaaaaaattaactAATTTAACTATACTTAAACTATTGACTAGCTAActaatttaactataataaaatcaaaatgaaaattttaactaAATTAACTATGCTAAACTAAAACTATTGACTAGCTAATAGTAGATGATAATTAGAATTTAATTGAGTGTTGACTAGCTAATTAGAATTTAACTAATTTAACTATACTAAAACTATTGACTAGCTAActaatttaactataataaaatcaaattttgaattcaaaatgaaaaatttaacTAATTTAACTATACTAAAACTATTGACTAGCTAATAGTAGATGATAATTAGAATTCAATTGAGTgttaaaaaaaatcagaatttaACTATACTAACTTAGTTACTACCTAAGTTATTATATGAGCCTAAAAATTAGGATAACccataaaagaaattataacatatcaaaggaacaataaaaaataaaacaaaataatcctttccaaattatcaacaaaaatcatttaGGCATGACAAACCTAATACAATTAATTATCACTCCTGTAAGTATATTTACTCCAGATTCAATAACACGTATATCATTATTATAGACAAATATTCGCACCACATGCACATGAATTTCCATTTGGATACCATTACATGCATTGCATTATAAACAGAATCCTAAAATTATACATGCTAAGCTTAAACCTGGGCATTGCCTTTTAGTGGGGTTTATTGAATCGGGTGCATGTTAGTGGGTGCTGTTGTAGGTGACTGCGTGGCGCTATATTGTGTATATGGTGCGTTGAGTCATTGTCCAGCTGGCCGCTGCATGGTACGTTTGGTCATTGTTGAGCAAATGCTGGATTGATTCGAGTTCGCTGGGTGACTGTGATGTCAGTTTTAACTCCATTGTTTTTCGCTTTCGGTTAGGCTATAGGGagctttcttctcttctttctttcaagTTCTCTTCTATttattagttttttattttttcttttgtatgtgTTGCCCATAATAACTAAACCCTGTCACGCCATTGCATCAGTATTACCCTACAACACTCTTCTCataaataacaccaaaattatatatacatattaaacacaaaccTGGGCAGTGCCACGCCAATGCGTGGCACCCCAAAACTAGTATGTATATATGTCCTAAGCATCTATATAGATATTCGTGCATTACTTTAATAGTTCTCAATTCCCTTCATAGTGGTGAAGACAAATTTCATGACCTTGTTGTTAATTAGTTGGTGAAGTCCAATTTCATGACCTTGCTAGTTCTCAATTCACtaaatttttgctcaaattgttgattttcattttctgcATCATTTTTCCTACCCAATATAAACTTGCCAATTTGATTGACTAATATAAAGACAACAGGTTTTTGTCAATGTATTAATTAGATTTTGCTCAATTTGGAACTaaccatttaattaatttatttgtttgactaattgtatttaaataTCTCATTTTAGGATGGATGCTGGTAGTGGTAGTAACTCACAATGTTCACTAGCTGTTTATCATGTTATATCTATGGGATATCTTAGTATGTGCACAGGGGGGTGTGTGTATATAATTATTGAACTGGGGTTGAACCAATTCGACCGATTGAATCTCGATCCGATCACTTTACCGGTTCAATTAATGgttcgaatttcaaaatattgattTGGAGAGGATAAAATTGGAAGAAGAGTGCTAGGCCTTTGATGGGTAGCTTAGAACTTAAGCTGAAGGATGGACTTGTAATTTGGCTGAAACTTAAgagaggtaaatgtaattaaccctataagaaaaattaaattttgatgtATGTTGCTGTAGAAtttatagaaattttttttgagttatgtaaatttttttttctttttctttttcctttttttttctctcctctttttcTTCCCCACCTCACCATTGCTCTTCCTCCTCCCTAGAGGTGccaaaatgggtgatttggacgggtttgggttgggtaaaatgggtaatggatataagtgagtcaactcatttatacccatttaattagatgggtataaatgggtaagtcaaaaaatgaattgagtaacccaattacccatttataacccatttattttaactttttgtaaactcatttaaattcatttttgcaaactaagttatcaatttataccactctttgtacccatcattagttttaaatattaatttataatgttcaataaacttaattaccaattttttttcatttatactctatgtcacaaaattacctattatttaataattgaataataagaatataaaaattaatataaaaacttaatccaaaaattttgaacccctaacatttttttcatacataaatttaaaatttcattttagaaagataagaaaataggctaaaatttatcataaattagtaatgctgaaaaatgagcaagttaacaaactaagagaaaataaaataataagataaaacaaacaaataataataataataataataatgaaacaaaagtagttaacatcatgacaaaatgaaaaatttgaaaaaaaaatgggtgggggaaaaaaagaaacttggggagaagagaattctaaatgggttaattggatttgatgggttacccGGATACGGGGCAGGAGCGGTCCTCAGACGACCGCTCCTGAACGGTCTCCTCACAATAAAAAACGTGAGGAGACAAATGAGCCAAGTCAGCAAGGCTGAAGCAGGGCACAAAAACGATGCCgttccaaataaaaaaatgttgACTTCTAAACGGGAGCAGACGGAGCAAACAGAAGAGAATTggtttttgaaattcaagttgaaattttgaattagcCGCAGAAAACAAAACTGAGGGAAGCGTTTTCATGTGCTTGTGAAGGTAATCTACTCTGACCAACCACTCACTGAAAGCAGAAAGCTGAAGTTCAGGTGGGATTCAACCTACTAGGTGTTTCTAGGTGAAGTGGGTGTAGTCTACTCTGATGAAGGTAGCAATTGACAGAAAAGTGGGTGGAGAGGCAGGCGGCATGGAAGAAGCAAACAGAGATGAAGCCAAAGTTTATCCGTAAAACTGAATAGCAGAAGCAGTTGTGGTCTCCAATTGGGTATAAGAGTGTTGTATGTATTCTGAATGCGTGCAAGAGCGGCGGTAAGGTAGAAGCAAATAGAGGAAATTCAGCATCTCACGAAACCAGATTTTGTCCTTCAACTTAATAGCAGAAGCAGCTACGTCTCCGACTTCGGTGAAACGTGAAGCGTATTAGCAGACCAAGGTAACATGACTGAACCATGTCAGTAATTGTGACCAATAATTTATCACCCAAATGCACATCTGTTAAAGGAAGGCTGAAATTAGAGTCACTGAAGACATAATATGAAAATGATAGAAGAATAGTGAAGTTGTACTGTATTTGTATGTGTGTACCGtatctgtgtgtgtgtgagcaTTCAGCTTTTCAGTGATGGACTATAATGGGATAGTAGTTTTTGGAAGACCTAGGGTTATGTATTCAAGTAAACCGTCGACTGGAATTAGGGAAAGATGAGAGAAATAAAGTCACATTTAACAAGTGAATGAATATACATCCTGTTGTAAATTAGTTACATGTTATAGCCACCGTATTACAATTGATATGAATCATTGTGCATCTAGTAATTGGTCCATGCTCATGGAGCAATATTAGTTTGCCCCTCTCCTGACCATATAGTGTGTATAAAATGGAGGCGTAGAGTTGAATGAGGTGAAGCAGAGGAAAAGACACATATGTGAATAATAAATGGGTGAACCTTGTGTTGTAAGTCAATTACATGATGtaagaaatatattacaatgagTAGAAAGTAGGGTTATGTATTCAAGTAAACCATCGACTAGAATTAGGGAAAGATGAGAGAAACAAAGTCACATTTAACAAGTGAATGAATATACATCTTGTTGTAAATTAGTTACATGTTATAGCCACCGTATTACAATTGATATGAATTATTGTGCATCTAGTAATTGGTCCATGCTCATGGAGCAATATTAGTTTGCCCCTCTCCTAACCATACAGTGTGTATAAAATAGAGGCGCAGAGTTGAATGAGGTGAAACAGAGGAAAAGACACATATGTGAATAATAAATGGGTGAACCTTGTGTTGTAAGTCAATTACATGATGtaagaaatatattacaatgagTAGAAAGTACTTGTTTGGCCctcaaaatgtagaaaaagtagaaaatgtgGAGTTGGTTTATGCGGTTGTCATTAACGAATGACATAAGGTCCAGTAAGTTAAAGAATCTAGAATCAAAATATAATCACCAGCGTGGATGTACATACAGTTAAAATAGACTTACATCGTGTGACCAATACATTACAGTccgtataagttagtgtacatGGAGTTGTATTTGTACATAGATAATGTCGTTGTCTTAGAGTAAAAGTAAGGTGATGTGAATCATTAATCATATTGATAAGCGTAATAATAGGATTTGGTATACGAGTAATGTGTGATTCATAACACATTATAAAtggtaatatacatttatattgtCGTTTATGTACATACTATTCATGAAATGTTGCAAATTAGGGTGTTTGATGCATAATTGGCAGGAGTAGAAGTAATGGATTACAGCAAATTGGCAGAAAATGGGACCCCTGAATTAGGAATGGAGTTCAACAGTGAAGAGGATGCGTACAAGTTTTACAACAAGTATGCCTTTAAAATGGGTTTCAGTGTACGTAAAGACTATCTGAATAAAGATAAAGACGGCGTGACCACGTCTAGGAGATATAGTTGCTGCAAGGAAGGTGTGAAACGCAAGTACGAAGGTGATGTGATGCCAAAGAGGACACGAGCGCCGATGAAAACAGGGTGTGGAGCTAAGATGGTTATCGTGTTGTTTAGAGGGACAATGAAGTACCGTGTGCATGACCTTGTCTTAGAGCATAATCATGAGTTGCACATTGCTCAATGTGCTCACATGATGCCATCACAAAGAAAAGTGAGTGTGGCTCAAGGATTCCAAGCTGAAATAAGCGAGGATGCTGGGCTTTCATTGAAACAGAGCCATGAGCTTATGGGAACGGAAGCAGGTGGAATGGGTAATGTGGGATATACTCGGGATGATCTTAAACGATATCTTCGAACGAGACGGGAAAGGAGCTTGAAATATGGAGAAGCAGGTAGCATGCTGAATTATTTTCAAGAGCAAACACTCGAGAATCCATCCTTTTTTCATGCCGTACAGCTGGACTGTGAAGAGCAGATAACGAATATCTTTTGGGCTGATGCAGGAATGTTAATTGACTACAACTTTTTTGGAGACGTAGTCACATTCGAcacaacctacaaaacaaataaagaatacCGGCCACTTGGAGTATTTGTGGGTTTTAACCAGCATAGGCAAATTGTGATATTCGGTGCTGCCCTTATGTATGATGAGACGATAGATTCTTTCAAATGGGTGTTTGGTACATTTTTAGAAGCAATGTGCGGAAAACATCCAAGTACCATACTAACCGACCAAGATCACGCCATGGCAGCCGCTCTTTCAATTGTCATGCCTGAAACATTTCACGGTCTATGTACGTTTCACATAAGGCGTAATTTTATGAAACATCTTGGCAATCACTACAAGGAAAATAGTGATCTTCCATACATGTTTGGTGCCTGCATGTATGAGTTTGAAGAAGTGGAACAATTCAATAGGGTGTGGGAGGCGATGGTGAAGAAACACAatcttgaaaataatgaatggCTCTCAGGGTTGTACAAAATTCGTGATAAATGGGCAAGGTGCATGATGAAAGAAAGATGGACCGCGGGAATGCGAAGCACCCAACTCAGCGAAAGCCTAAATGCAGCaattaaaaatcatttgaaactgGATCATGACCTTGTGCAGTTCTTTAGACATTTCAATCGGGTGGTTGATGAAAAGAGATATAATGAACTGATCGCAGAATATGAAATGAGGCAAAAGCTCCCCATGGTAGGGTTAAGACAAACACCTATGCTTGTGCATGCATCAGAGACGTATTCACCAACCGTATTTGTTGCATTCCAAAATGAATATGGTGAGTCAACAGCTATGGTTATATTGAGACAACAAGATGCAGCGATGTTTGTGGAGTTTACGGTCATGAGGTATGATGGAGGACCTGAAAGAACAGTAGTATTCAATCGGAATGATCTAAGTGTACGTTGCAGTTGCAAAAAATACGAGAATGAAGGCATTTTATGTGGGCACGCGTTGAAGGTGTTTGATACCGTGGGCATAAAAATAATTCCTCTTGAATACATTAAGAGGCGATGGACAAAAAGAGCTCGGGCTGGAGACTGTTTTGATCGGCGAGGACAGGAAGTTGTGACTGATCCTAAAGTCATGATTTCAACTCGTTATCGGGAGCTCGCTCCAGCCATGATTAAGGTCGCAACTCGAGCAGCAATGTCGGAGGACACCAGCAAAGTAGCAATCACTGTCATATCCGATTTGTCAAAGAGAGTTGAGCTCCTCCTCTCAGAAAGTGAAGAGCAACCtttgcaaaatcaaaaaaatctgaATATGGAGGAAcgagataaaattgaaattgtaaatgaaATGGGGGAGGCAGTAGTCGCAAGAGGCATTAAAAAACGAGGCTGTGGGAAGAAAAGTAGAGTGATGCGAAGTTGGGTCGATAAATTTGACAgagtaaaaagaaaatctagATTATCAAGGACTACACAGACTACGGTATGGATCAAAATTTGGTACTTGGGAAACATTTATGCTAAAATTAAGTTATTGTTATACTATTAACTAAAGTTTAGGTAACATTCATTATGAAATAATATTATTACCGTGTCAATACTGTAGGTCTCAGAATCGGAGCCGACATCGGTTTCATTTGAGGAATACATGTTTATGGGATGCCGTTCATCTACTGACTCTGTTTCGGTTAGTATAAAAGGGACATGACTCTTGCTTTTATCTGGATGTTTCTAACAGCCTAAATAGTTACATTGATGTTACATTATGTGATAATGTTGTTACGGCCGTCATCCCTCCTGATATACGTATTTTATTTGTGTTATACAATGATTTTGCCCATACGAAACTTGTAGACGCATTCAATGAGTCAGACAGTGAATGGCCCTCCAAATGCTGTTGCTCCCGATATCGATGAAAATCAAACGGTATGCATACATTTAGTAgttaaaataaaaccttcttgtTCATGTAATAGAGctacctttttttctttaattgtaacGGTGAGCTCCCGAAGGCTGTCAAATCATGCAAATTATGTAATTAATGTATGCTCGCTTTAATAacgtattattttttattatttcaaggTCCACCGTTTCGCTAATCAGGGGCCTCCTGCAAGTGTCCCTACAGAATGGATGCATCCcagattttctattttttccaaGCATAACTCCGTCAGAGATGTCTTAATGGTCTGATATATCATTTTTGTTATAATGTCTAGTCCAATTTAACTTTATAAGTGAGCAATATAGGCACTGGTAATGATTTGTTGACAGTCGATTActtatattatataatgtagGAGGAGCGTGGGGCAATTTCAACACACTGTGATGTTGATGCATATCATGCATTTGCACCATCACCTCAGGTGACAAATTTTTATCGTTACAGCACATATTTATGTAATGTTATTAATTGGAGACTTGGACATCGTATATCATTAATCATatgttttattaataatatttgcTGATTTGCCATCGTTACGCATTTCAGGGAAGAAATAACACACAGGGATTGCAACTACGCGTTGACGTCGCCTCCCCCCAAAATGAGGTTGATGAATGATGTGTAACTGTACATTTTGAACGAGACATTAAGTGGTTATCCCAACTTGAGAATGCTGCATATGTACGTTACAAGCAGTTAGTAAGCTGTTACAACTTATTGACGAGGTTATACAGGCACCATTGATGTTTCACTCTTTTCAAATTTAGACAAGTGGATTACAATGCAACAAAAAGGAAGAACGAACAGTACACAATGGGTTACAACCAGTTAGGGATCTGTTACTGTTACGTTACAACTAATTACGACTGTTTAACAATCATGATTAATATCCAAATATGGTAAGCAATTTGTTTGAGTAGAGATTATAATGAGTATAGTTTTACCGCTACCCTAACAAACATTGAACTACATCTCTTGTTATCAGTTGTATCCCATACAACACCTGGGAACGCCGTCATGCATTAGACAATGGGGTATGTACCTTTGAAAGTCATCGTCGCTTGATTCAGTAAAGTCAGATAGGTCCGGATCGGATATAAGCATGGGATCTGCTAAAATGTGCTGAACATTAAATTGTTTTCCAATACCATGTTTTTTTGCGGCCTGGATCTCGTGGAACCTGTGAAGCCTACGCTCCGTCTGCATAACTTCTCGCTGTAGTCTGTGTAATACGCTTGCATCATTGGCTTGTGGTCCTATAACAAGATCCGCTGACCTTGTTCTCGG
It includes:
- the LOC113736635 gene encoding protein FAR1-RELATED SEQUENCE 5-like, whose amino-acid sequence is MEFNSEEDAYKFYNKYAFKMGFSVRKDYLNKDKDGVTTSRRYSCCKEGVKRKYEGDVMPKRTRAPMKTGCGAKMVIVLFRGTMKYRVHDLVLEHNHELHIAQCAHMMPSQRKVSVAQGFQAEISEDAGLSLKQSHELMGTEAGGMGNVGYTRDDLKRYLRTRRERSLKYGEAGSMLNYFQEQTLENPSFFHAVQLDCEEQITNIFWADAGMLIDYNFFGDVVTFDTTYKTNKEYRPLGVFVGFNQHRQIVIFGAALMYDETIDSFKWVFGTFLEAMCGKHPSTILTDQDHAMAAALSIVMPETFHGLCTFHIRRNFMKHLGNHYKENSDLPYMFGACMYEFEEVEQFNRVWEAMVKKHNLENNEWLSGLYKIRDKWARCMMKERWTAGMRSTQLSESLNAAIKNHLKLDHDLVQFFRHFNRVVDEKRYNELIAEYEMRQKLPMVGLRQTPMLVHASETYSPTVFVAFQNEYGESTAMVILRQQDAAMFVEFTVMRYDGGPERTVVFNRNDLSVRCSCKKYENEGILCGHALKVFDTVGIKIIPLEYIKRRWTKRARAGDCFDRRGQEVVTDPKVMISTRYRELAPAMIKVATRAAMSEDTSKVAITVISDLSKRVELLLSESEEQPLQNQKNLNMEERDKIEIVNEMGEAVVARGIKKRGCGKKSRVMRSWVDKFDRVKRKSRLSRTTQTTVSESEPTSVSFEEYMFMGCRSSTDSVSTHSMSQTVNGPPNAVAPDIDENQTVHRFANQGPPASVPTEWMHPRFSIFSKHNSVRDVLMEERGAISTHCDVDAYHAFAPSPQGRNNTQGLQLRVDVASPQNEVDE